The bacterium genome contains a region encoding:
- a CDS encoding SoxR reducing system RseC family protein has translation MIETGRVLRRLDGGRVEVEVTPGEDCGECKICASLAGDGKNILVADNAAGADEGECVRIEIEPKRMVGLSALVFLLPVVAFVAGYALTAVFVGQGTAGQTALGVAGGAVLLVLSFFPAIRIARNSKTPLVRVVERVEPPA, from the coding sequence ATGATCGAGACCGGTCGCGTTTTACGGCGTCTCGACGGGGGCCGGGTCGAGGTGGAGGTCACCCCCGGAGAGGACTGCGGCGAGTGCAAAATCTGCGCGAGCCTCGCCGGTGACGGAAAGAACATCCTCGTCGCCGACAACGCCGCGGGCGCGGACGAGGGGGAGTGCGTCCGGATAGAGATAGAGCCGAAGAGGATGGTCGGCCTCTCCGCCCTGGTGTTCCTCCTGCCCGTAGTCGCCTTCGTCGCCGGTTACGCCCTGACGGCGGTCTTCGTCGGTCAGGGAACCGCCGGGCAGACCGCCCTCGGCGTCGCGGGCGGGGCCGTACTCCTGGTTCTCTCCTTCTTTCCGGCCATTCGCATTGCCCGGAACTCCAAGACCCCCCTCGTGCGGGTCGTGGAGCGCGTGGAGCCACCCGCC